A part of Carettochelys insculpta isolate YL-2023 chromosome 1, ASM3395843v1, whole genome shotgun sequence genomic DNA contains:
- the LOC142020421 gene encoding uncharacterized protein LOC142020421, producing the protein MTCSSLCYPACGVAQPSPVTGSCNEPCVRQCPDSEVVIQPSPVVVTLPGPIMSNFPQQSEVGAVGAPVVGAGFGGSFGAGGYYGYGGLYGGYGFGGPYGYGGRFGYGGHCGYPGFYGYGGYGGYPGYYGNGGACGSGISCHSSFIVQLLHTLPSVSCLPGAVVSRHSGHSGTEEDELGCDPLVYLHPTKMTCSSLCYPACGVARPSPVTGSCNEPCVRQCPDSEVVIQPSPVVVTLPGPIMSNFPQQSEVGAVGAPVVGAGFGGSFGAGGYYGYGGLYGGYGFGGPYGYGGLYGGYGFGGPYGSGGRFGYGGHCGYPGFYGYGGYGGYPGYYGYGGACGSGISCHRYRSGSCAPC; encoded by the exons ACTCCGAAGTGGTGATCCAGCCCTCCCCGGTTGTGGTGACCCTCCCAGGACCCATTATGAGCAACTTCCCTCAGCAGAGTGAAGTTGGTGCCGTAGGGGCACCAGTGGTGGGAGCCGGCTTCGGGGGCTCTTTCGGTGCAGGGGGATATTACGGCTATGGCGGCCTTTATGGAGGATATGGTTTCGGGGGCCCATACGGCTATGGAGGCCGTTTTGGTTACGGGGGACACTGCGGTTACCCAGGATTTTATGGCTACGGGGGTTACGGCGGTTACCCAGGCTATTACGGTAATGGGGGAGCATGCGGTTCCGGGATCTCTTGCCATAG ctcattcattGTCCAACTcctgcacaccctgcccagcGTCTCCTGTCTGCCAGGAGCAGTTGTTTCACGGCATTCAGGACACTCTGGGACAGAGGAGGATGAGCTGGGGTGTGACCCGCTG GTTTACCTGCATCCCACAAAGATGACTTGCTCCAGCCTATGCTATCCAGCCTGTGGGGTTGCCCGGCCCAGTCCCgtcactggcagctgcaacgAGCCCTGCGTTCGCCAGTGCCCTGACTCCGAAGTGGTGATCCAGCCCTCCCCGGTTGTGGTGACCCTCCCAGGACCCATTATGAGCAACTTCCCTCAGCAGAGTGAAGTTGGTGCCGTAGGGGCACCAGTGGTGGGAGCCGGCTTCGGGGGCTCTTTCGGTGCAGGGGGATATTACGGCTATGGCGGCCTTTACGGAGGATATGGTTTCGGGGGCCCATACGGCTATGGCGGCCTTTACGGAGGATATGGTTTCGGGGGCCCATACGGCTCTGGCGGCCGTTTTGGTTACGGGGGACACTGCGGTTACCCAGGATTTTATGGCTACGGGGGTTACGGCGGTTACCCAGGCTATTATGGTTATGGGGGAGCATGCGGTTCCGGGATCTCTTGCCATAGGTACCGCAGTGGAAGCTGTGCACCATGTTAA